The following coding sequences lie in one Candidatus Neptunochlamydia sp. REUL1 genomic window:
- the ffh gene encoding signal recognition particle protein gives MFGGITEKFQNVFSALASKKKLTDENISDAVREVRMALLDADVNYTVAKNFIKRVKEKALGEEVLKSVGAGDLFTKIVHDELKALMGEDEAELDIGRCPSVILMCGLQGSGKTTQSAKLALYLKKQNKKVLIAACDLQRPAAIDQLETLGTQIEVPIYADRDQKNAVKVAKNALDRAKKEAFDVLIIDTAGRLHIDEELMKELEKIKGVVGPHEILFVANAATGQDAVKTAADFDSRIAITGTILTMLDGNTRAGAAISIREVTGKPLKFEGIGEKVTDLQLFNPQSMADRILGMGDVINLVKKAQEHVDEEEAQKMEKKLRKATFTFDDFLKQMRSIKKMGSLKGLLSMVPGFNKMGGDFDMSDKELSKIEAIILSMTPNERIGLDELLPPRRRRVASGSGTSIDDVNRMIKSFKRIKQMMKKMPGMKKKFMNDPQMKDQLSALKGQSSSLFLK, from the coding sequence ATGTTTGGTGGTATCACAGAAAAATTTCAAAATGTTTTCTCAGCCTTAGCTTCAAAGAAAAAGTTAACGGATGAGAACATTTCTGATGCGGTGAGAGAGGTCCGCATGGCTCTTCTCGATGCCGATGTGAACTATACCGTTGCAAAAAACTTTATTAAACGGGTCAAAGAAAAAGCACTGGGGGAAGAGGTTCTTAAATCTGTTGGTGCTGGTGATCTCTTTACAAAAATCGTCCATGATGAGCTAAAAGCTTTAATGGGGGAAGATGAGGCGGAGCTTGATATTGGGCGCTGTCCATCCGTTATTTTAATGTGCGGTCTTCAGGGGTCTGGAAAGACGACTCAGTCTGCAAAACTTGCGCTCTATCTGAAAAAACAAAATAAGAAAGTTCTCATCGCAGCTTGTGATTTACAACGTCCCGCTGCCATCGACCAATTAGAAACTCTCGGTACTCAGATAGAAGTTCCTATTTACGCCGATCGAGACCAAAAGAACGCTGTTAAGGTGGCCAAAAACGCCTTAGACCGTGCTAAAAAAGAGGCTTTTGACGTTCTTATTATTGATACTGCTGGACGCCTTCATATCGATGAAGAGCTCATGAAAGAGCTAGAAAAGATAAAGGGAGTAGTTGGCCCTCATGAAATCCTCTTTGTTGCGAACGCCGCAACAGGGCAAGATGCGGTAAAGACCGCTGCCGACTTTGATAGTCGCATCGCAATCACTGGAACAATCCTCACTATGCTTGATGGAAATACGCGTGCTGGTGCTGCAATTTCTATTCGAGAAGTGACGGGCAAGCCGCTTAAGTTTGAAGGGATCGGGGAAAAAGTGACCGACCTTCAACTTTTTAATCCTCAATCAATGGCCGATCGGATCCTTGGGATGGGAGATGTCATCAACCTTGTGAAGAAAGCTCAAGAGCATGTTGATGAGGAAGAAGCCCAGAAGATGGAAAAGAAGCTCCGTAAAGCGACCTTTACCTTCGATGATTTTCTTAAACAGATGCGATCCATTAAAAAAATGGGCTCTCTAAAAGGTCTTCTTTCCATGGTTCCTGGATTCAATAAGATGGGTGGGGACTTTGATATGTCCGATAAGGAGCTCTCGAAGATTGAAGCGATTATCCTCTCTATGACACCTAATGAACGCATTGGATTAGATGAACTCCTTCCTCCGCGTCGTCGTCGGGTTGCAAGTGGAAGTGGCACCTCTATTGACGATGTCAACCGGATGATCAAAAGCTTCAAAAGAATCAAGCAGATGATGAAAAAGATGCCTGGCATGAAAAAGAAATTCATGAATGATCCTCAGATGAAAGATCAACTTAGTGCTCTTAAAGGGCAATCCTCATCTCTTTTTCTTAAGTAA
- the prmC gene encoding peptide chain release factor N(5)-glutamine methyltransferase yields MRNIRELIKLSTDFLEKKGVSNARRVAEELLAVLLNQKRLELYFDYDAPVEEHEVAQYRKWIKRKGDKEPLAYILGEVEFLGLSLKVNSETLIPRQETEILADQVVKSLSKEPCVVWDLCTGSGCLGLAIKNKRADCTVTLSDISVEALVVARENALLNELAVEILEGDLLVPFKGKKCDVLVCNPPYITQDEYEGLEDEVRLYEPKRALVGGIDFYKRLSLELPSYLNPGAKLFFEIGAGQGGALYALFNQSHWKQKRCEKDWADHDRFFFLEYHPKTE; encoded by the coding sequence ATGCGTAATATTCGCGAACTCATTAAGCTTTCCACGGACTTCCTAGAAAAGAAAGGCGTTTCTAATGCACGGCGCGTGGCTGAAGAGCTTCTTGCAGTCCTGCTTAATCAAAAACGATTAGAACTCTATTTTGATTACGATGCACCCGTTGAAGAACATGAGGTTGCGCAGTACCGCAAGTGGATTAAGCGGAAAGGGGACAAAGAGCCTTTAGCGTACATTCTAGGAGAAGTGGAGTTTTTGGGTCTTTCCCTTAAAGTGAACTCAGAAACCCTTATTCCGAGACAGGAAACAGAAATTCTTGCTGACCAAGTGGTAAAGTCTCTTTCTAAGGAACCTTGTGTTGTTTGGGATCTTTGTACGGGGAGTGGGTGCCTTGGGCTTGCAATTAAGAATAAACGCGCAGACTGCACGGTAACTCTTTCAGATATTTCCGTAGAGGCGCTTGTGGTTGCAAGGGAAAATGCGCTTCTAAACGAGCTTGCTGTTGAAATACTTGAGGGAGACCTACTAGTTCCTTTTAAAGGAAAGAAATGTGATGTTTTAGTCTGCAACCCTCCTTATATTACTCAAGATGAATATGAGGGATTAGAAGATGAAGTGCGCCTCTATGAACCCAAACGAGCCTTAGTAGGCGGAATTGATTTCTATAAGCGGCTGTCTCTGGAACTTCCGTCTTATCTTAATCCAGGCGCAAAACTTTTTTTTGAAATAGGGGCGGGCCAAGGCGGTGCTCTTTATGCTCTATTTAACCAAAGTCATTGGAAACAAAAGCGGTGTGAAAAAGATTGGGCAGATCATGATCGCTTCTTTTTCCTTGAATATCACCCGAAAACAGAGTAA